From a region of the Tursiops truncatus isolate mTurTru1 chromosome 13, mTurTru1.mat.Y, whole genome shotgun sequence genome:
- the LOC109549193 gene encoding zinc finger protein 396-like isoform X2, protein MSAKLRETSKLLPQTSGDPDCILVMKVEEGGQASNMVSSRHWSSYYSSETYRQRFRQFDYQESSGPREALSRLRELCCQWLRPEVHSKEQILELLVLEQFLAMLPEELQAWFEENRPESGEEAVVMLEELEKEHDRAAEQVSLGRNEDMLAKKLSTCEITQETPRSQLKPTKKQLQWASKEHHTLRQNDRDTGTINVKSASRRKTSSGKELHHKVSNTLQMNASQSFTFRGTCEQDRKFERRQGNRTRKKQHKCNECGKVFTQSSALNLHQRIHSGEKPYTCDVCAKAFSRSAILIQHRRTHTDSKYENKIEETQKNMYLKT, encoded by the exons ATGTCTGCAAAATTGAGAGAGACATCAAAACTCCTTCCACAAACTTCAGGGGACCCTGACTGCATTCTGGTAATGAAGGTGGAAGAGGGAGGGCAGGCCTCTAATATGGTCTCCAGCCGCCACTGGAGCAGCTACTACAGCTCAGAGACCTACCGCCAGCGGTTCAGGCAGTTTGACTACCAAGAGTCATCTGGGCCCCGGGAGGCTCTGAGCCGGCTCCGCGAGCTGTGCTGTCAGTGGCTGAGGCCAGAGGTGCATAGCAAGGAGCAGATCCTGGAGCTGCTGGTGCTGGAGCAGTTCCTGGCCATGTTGCCTGAGGAGCTGCAGGCCTGGTTTGAAGAGAACCGACCAGAGAGTGGAGAGGAAGCCGTGGTGATGCTGGAGGAGCTGGAGAAAGAGCATGACAGGGCGGCTGAACAG GTCTCTCTTGGACGAAATGAGGACATGCTTGCAAAGAAGCTATCAACTTGTGAAATCACTCAGGAGACACCACGTAGCCAGCTTAAGCCCACAAAAAAGCAACTGCAGTGGGCATCGAAGGAGCATCACACCTTAAGACAAAATG ATAGAGACACCGGAACTATAAATGTGAAATCAGCTTCAAGGCGAAAGACTTCTTCAGGCAAAGAACTGCATCACAAAGTTTCTAACACTCTTCAAATGAATGCTTCCCAGAGTTTCACATTTAGAGGAACCtgtgaacaagatagaaagtttGAAAGAAGACAGGGAAACCGTACTCGAAAAAAACAACACAagtgtaatgaatgtgggaaagtcTTTACTCAGAGCTCAGCCCTTAATCTACATCAGAGGATCCACagtggagagaaaccttataCATGTGACGTGTGTGCAAAGGCTTTCAGCCGAAGTGCAATCCTGATTCAACATCGAAGaacccaca caGATTCAAAATATGAGAATAAGATTGAGGAGACCCAAAAGAATATGTACCTCAAGACCTAA
- the LOC109549193 gene encoding zinc finger protein 396-like isoform X1, whose product MSAKLRETSKLLPQTSGDPDCILVMKVEEGGQASNMVSSRHWSSYYSSETYRQRFRQFDYQESSGPREALSRLRELCCQWLRPEVHSKEQILELLVLEQFLAMLPEELQAWFEENRPESGEEAVVMLEELEKEHDRAAEQVSLGRNEDMLAKKLSTCEITQETPRSQLKPTKKQLQWASKEHHTLRQNDRDTGTINVKSASRRKTSSGKELHHKVSNTLQMNASQSFTFRGTCEQDRKFERRQGNRTRKKQHKCNECGKVFTQSSALNLHQRIHSGEKPYTCDVCAKAFSRSAILIQHRRTHTGEKPFKCHDCGKAFSQSSNLFRHRKKHTREKVPSVL is encoded by the exons ATGTCTGCAAAATTGAGAGAGACATCAAAACTCCTTCCACAAACTTCAGGGGACCCTGACTGCATTCTGGTAATGAAGGTGGAAGAGGGAGGGCAGGCCTCTAATATGGTCTCCAGCCGCCACTGGAGCAGCTACTACAGCTCAGAGACCTACCGCCAGCGGTTCAGGCAGTTTGACTACCAAGAGTCATCTGGGCCCCGGGAGGCTCTGAGCCGGCTCCGCGAGCTGTGCTGTCAGTGGCTGAGGCCAGAGGTGCATAGCAAGGAGCAGATCCTGGAGCTGCTGGTGCTGGAGCAGTTCCTGGCCATGTTGCCTGAGGAGCTGCAGGCCTGGTTTGAAGAGAACCGACCAGAGAGTGGAGAGGAAGCCGTGGTGATGCTGGAGGAGCTGGAGAAAGAGCATGACAGGGCGGCTGAACAG GTCTCTCTTGGACGAAATGAGGACATGCTTGCAAAGAAGCTATCAACTTGTGAAATCACTCAGGAGACACCACGTAGCCAGCTTAAGCCCACAAAAAAGCAACTGCAGTGGGCATCGAAGGAGCATCACACCTTAAGACAAAATG ATAGAGACACCGGAACTATAAATGTGAAATCAGCTTCAAGGCGAAAGACTTCTTCAGGCAAAGAACTGCATCACAAAGTTTCTAACACTCTTCAAATGAATGCTTCCCAGAGTTTCACATTTAGAGGAACCtgtgaacaagatagaaagtttGAAAGAAGACAGGGAAACCGTACTCGAAAAAAACAACACAagtgtaatgaatgtgggaaagtcTTTACTCAGAGCTCAGCCCTTAATCTACATCAGAGGATCCACagtggagagaaaccttataCATGTGACGTGTGTGCAAAGGCTTTCAGCCGAAGTGCAATCCTGATTCAACATCGAAGaacccacactggggagaaaccctTCAAATGTCATGattgtgggaaagcctttagtcAGAGCTCGAATCTTTTCAGACATAGGAAAAAACATACTAGAGAGAAAGTCCCATCAGTGCTGTGA